One Vallitalea pronyensis genomic region harbors:
- a CDS encoding DHH family phosphoesterase, with translation MKKDIQLNRQLKSYFRWPMIYLGFLLILTIIMFYIDTTAGVISAIFFLIGIIVSVLISFVSKRHLLSEIIHYAFTFGSLQTNFLLKFQIPYILIDVDGRIRWFNEAFETIIGEKKVLDKNINALIPPLNAAILPVEEDGVFEKEIEIEDKIYRVVIRHLTTQDAGDYDHVNDNGVIYATYFFDITKETELQKKNEDQKTVVGLLYIDNYEEALQSIEDVRRPLLVALIDRNINKFAKKIDGVVRKFEKDKYMIIFQKKYLKDLHEDKFAILDVIRDINIGNELPVTLSMGLGVNAFSFTQSMDFARVAIDLALGRGGDQAVIKESDKFLFYGGKTRGVETSARVKARIKAYAFRELIEDCEKVIVMGHKVQDLDSLGAAVGIYSCARLLDKPVHIVLNEITSSVKALYDRFQADERYEEDLFIDNMEAVNLVNENTLLVVVDVNRPSYTECEELLDYTQNVVVFDHHRVGAEHIENTVLSYIEPYASSTCEMVTEIIRYISDKVKLRSTEADALFAGITVDTKNFVVKTGVKTFEAAAYLRRNGADVVRVRKLFKNDMASYKARATAVRDAEIYRENMAITICPSDAPNPNLVTAQAADELLNISGIKASFVLTDIQGTIYMSARSFDDINVQLIMEKLGGGGHLSVAGAQLKDYTIEGAIEILKETIDEYLEEGE, from the coding sequence ATGAAGAAGGACATTCAACTGAATAGGCAGCTAAAAAGTTACTTTAGGTGGCCTATGATTTATTTGGGGTTTTTACTGATTCTAACCATTATTATGTTTTACATTGATACAACAGCTGGTGTTATATCAGCCATATTCTTTTTAATTGGTATTATTGTAAGTGTACTGATTAGTTTTGTTTCTAAACGCCATTTATTGAGTGAAATTATACATTATGCTTTTACATTTGGCAGCCTTCAAACCAATTTCTTACTTAAGTTTCAGATTCCTTATATTCTCATAGATGTAGACGGAAGGATCCGTTGGTTTAATGAAGCCTTTGAAACCATAATAGGTGAGAAAAAAGTATTGGATAAAAACATCAATGCCCTCATACCACCCCTTAACGCAGCTATATTACCTGTGGAAGAAGATGGTGTGTTTGAAAAAGAAATTGAAATAGAAGATAAAATCTATCGGGTTGTTATACGGCATCTCACCACACAAGATGCTGGGGATTATGACCATGTGAATGACAATGGTGTCATCTATGCCACTTACTTTTTTGACATCACAAAAGAGACAGAGCTTCAGAAAAAAAATGAAGACCAAAAGACCGTGGTAGGATTACTCTATATTGATAACTATGAAGAGGCACTGCAAAGTATTGAAGACGTACGTAGGCCTTTGTTAGTAGCCCTTATTGATCGAAACATTAATAAATTCGCTAAAAAAATTGATGGTGTGGTACGTAAATTCGAAAAAGATAAATATATGATTATATTTCAAAAGAAATATTTAAAAGATTTGCATGAAGATAAGTTTGCGATTCTTGATGTCATTCGTGATATTAATATTGGAAATGAGCTTCCTGTAACACTCAGTATGGGATTAGGTGTGAATGCTTTTTCTTTTACTCAGTCCATGGACTTTGCCAGAGTAGCCATCGACCTAGCATTAGGTCGAGGTGGTGACCAAGCGGTGATAAAAGAAAGCGATAAATTCCTTTTCTATGGAGGAAAAACCCGAGGGGTAGAAACAAGCGCTCGGGTGAAAGCACGGATAAAAGCTTATGCTTTTAGAGAATTGATAGAAGACTGTGAAAAGGTCATTGTGATGGGACATAAAGTACAGGATTTAGATTCTCTGGGTGCAGCAGTCGGTATCTATAGCTGTGCAAGGTTACTGGATAAACCTGTGCATATCGTTCTTAACGAGATTACATCTTCTGTTAAGGCGCTATATGACCGCTTTCAGGCTGATGAACGTTATGAGGAAGATTTATTTATAGACAATATGGAAGCCGTTAATCTTGTAAATGAAAATACATTGTTAGTTGTGGTGGATGTGAACCGTCCAAGTTATACAGAATGTGAAGAATTACTGGATTATACGCAAAACGTGGTTGTTTTTGACCATCATCGAGTAGGTGCAGAACATATAGAAAATACTGTGCTTAGTTACATTGAACCCTATGCCTCTTCCACATGTGAAATGGTGACAGAAATTATTCGTTACATCTCCGATAAAGTAAAATTGCGCTCTACAGAAGCAGATGCTTTATTTGCTGGGATAACCGTGGATACGAAGAATTTTGTGGTGAAGACAGGTGTGAAGACTTTTGAAGCCGCAGCATACTTAAGACGTAATGGGGCAGATGTGGTACGTGTTAGAAAGTTGTTTAAAAACGATATGGCATCTTATAAAGCAAGAGCAACAGCTGTTCGAGATGCGGAAATCTATCGAGAGAATATGGCCATTACCATATGCCCGTCAGATGCACCTAACCCGAACCTTGTAACAGCCCAGGCGGCAGATGAGTTATTAAATATATCCGGTATAAAGGCATCCTTTGTATTAACCGATATTCAAGGTACCATATATATGAGCGCACGATCTTTTGATGACATTAATGTGCAGCTGATTATGGAAAAGTTAGGCGGAGGAGGCCACTTAAGTGTGGCAGGTGCTCAGCTGAAAGATTATACCATTGAAGGGGCCATTGAAATATTAAAAGAGACAATTGATGAATACTTAGAGGAAGGTGAATAA
- the dnaB gene encoding replicative DNA helicase, translating into MVEAEIKGLPPYSIEAEQSVIGSMILDREAISSALETLSGDDFYQPDLKTIFQAAVELYNSNKPVDLVTLQTKLKDEGVLDQIGGVNHLSNLAMSVPTSAHVKNYAQIVKEKSVLRRLIKTNQEIIADSYDGTKKLEEVLGTAEERIFNIVQDRRTEEFSSIKDLVVPTLNKIESIHKNQGKVTGIPTGFIDLDYKTAGLQPSDLVLVAARPSMGKTAFALNVAQHAAIKENASTAIFSLEMSKQQLVNRLLCSEAMVDAQKVRTGDLEDDDWAKIATGASILSTAPIYIDDTPGITISEMKAKCRKLKLEKGLDLILIDYLQLMSGNGKTESRQQEISEISRSLKALAREMEAPVVALSQLSRACESRADHRPMLSDLRESGAIEQDADVVMFLYRDEYYNPETEAKNQGELIIAKQRNGPTGTVHLVWMGQFTKFASMENNNY; encoded by the coding sequence GTGGTGGAAGCAGAAATAAAAGGATTACCACCATATAGTATCGAAGCAGAACAGTCTGTCATAGGTTCTATGATATTAGACCGAGAGGCTATTTCATCAGCTCTAGAAACATTAAGTGGTGATGATTTCTATCAGCCGGATTTAAAGACAATATTTCAAGCTGCTGTTGAATTATATAATAGTAATAAACCTGTGGACCTTGTAACCTTGCAGACAAAACTCAAAGATGAAGGTGTTTTGGATCAGATAGGTGGCGTGAACCACTTATCTAATCTTGCCATGTCTGTGCCTACTTCAGCCCATGTTAAGAATTATGCGCAGATTGTTAAGGAAAAGTCTGTCCTAAGGCGTTTAATCAAAACCAATCAGGAGATTATTGCGGATAGTTATGATGGTACGAAAAAACTGGAAGAGGTACTTGGTACAGCAGAAGAACGCATCTTTAATATTGTACAAGATAGACGTACAGAGGAGTTCTCCTCTATAAAGGATTTAGTTGTACCAACCCTTAATAAAATTGAAAGTATCCACAAGAATCAAGGAAAAGTGACGGGGATACCCACAGGCTTTATTGATCTTGATTATAAAACAGCAGGTTTACAACCTTCCGACTTGGTATTGGTTGCTGCAAGACCATCCATGGGGAAAACAGCCTTTGCGTTGAATGTAGCCCAACATGCAGCCATTAAAGAGAATGCATCCACAGCTATTTTTAGTCTGGAGATGTCCAAGCAGCAGTTGGTGAACCGTCTTCTGTGTTCAGAAGCCATGGTAGATGCTCAGAAGGTGCGTACTGGTGACCTGGAAGATGATGATTGGGCTAAGATTGCTACAGGAGCGAGTATTCTGTCTACAGCGCCCATATACATTGATGATACACCAGGTATTACCATATCGGAAATGAAAGCAAAATGCCGTAAGCTTAAGCTAGAAAAAGGATTAGACCTGATTTTGATTGACTACTTACAGCTTATGAGTGGTAATGGAAAAACAGAATCTAGGCAGCAAGAGATATCAGAGATATCAAGGTCCCTAAAGGCATTAGCAAGAGAAATGGAAGCCCCTGTAGTTGCTTTGTCACAGCTTAGTCGTGCCTGTGAATCAAGAGCTGACCATCGGCCCATGTTATCGGATCTTCGTGAATCTGGAGCCATCGAGCAGGATGCCGATGTGGTGATGTTTTTGTACCGTGATGAATATTATAATCCTGAAACAGAAGCTAAAAATCAAGGGGAACTCATCATCGCTAAACAACGTAACGGTCCTACAGGTACGGTTCATCTTGTCTGGATGGGACAATTTACGAAATTTGCAAGTATGGAAAACAATAATTATTAA
- a CDS encoding nucleotide-binding protein → MVELKLIIADHDLGYINAMTKYLSSWGKRKFHMVSFTNPVLLKEYLTTKQGDILLISPDWIEDDMALSSVQVAVLLNDSDRLPGALSNYPSINKYQPGDVLGKQLIRIFSEHSDDEMIVTHTPSSTSLIGIYSPAGGVGKTTLAVTMARLLAKCQIPTLLLSLEDLASYGAMLQDDLSYHFSDILYFVKQKHKNLMLKVEGLKSIDEPTGLHYFSPVSCYQDMQEVTIEEWVRFITYIKEHSGYERIVLDFDSSLGHRNIKLLGMCEQLMVLANEQPVSIYKVKKMYQHFDKMGMTMLREKASLVVNDNTGCQGEEGLAMDDFPIAGHLPYDDTLNTMRDQHINLEGILASSLKEYLGLTSGERDAN, encoded by the coding sequence ATGGTAGAGTTAAAACTTATTATTGCAGATCATGACCTAGGGTACATCAATGCTATGACAAAGTACTTGTCATCATGGGGGAAAAGGAAGTTTCATATGGTATCCTTTACCAATCCAGTGTTGTTAAAAGAGTATTTAACCACCAAGCAAGGGGATATTCTATTGATTTCACCGGACTGGATAGAGGATGATATGGCGTTATCAAGTGTGCAAGTAGCGGTTTTATTAAATGACAGTGACCGATTACCTGGTGCTCTAAGCAATTATCCATCCATTAATAAATATCAGCCAGGTGATGTATTGGGTAAGCAGTTAATCCGTATTTTTTCGGAGCATAGTGATGATGAAATGATTGTGACGCACACCCCTTCATCAACGTCACTAATAGGCATCTATTCGCCAGCAGGTGGTGTGGGCAAAACGACTCTAGCCGTAACCATGGCTAGGCTACTAGCCAAGTGTCAAATACCAACTCTTCTCTTAAGCTTAGAAGACTTAGCTTCTTATGGTGCCATGTTGCAGGATGATTTATCCTATCATTTTTCCGATATACTCTACTTTGTGAAGCAAAAACACAAAAATCTTATGCTGAAAGTAGAGGGGTTAAAATCTATTGATGAACCAACAGGGCTTCATTATTTTTCACCTGTTTCTTGCTACCAAGATATGCAGGAGGTCACCATAGAAGAATGGGTTAGATTTATTACATACATAAAAGAACATTCAGGTTATGAGCGTATTGTGCTGGATTTTGATTCGAGTTTAGGTCATCGAAATATAAAATTATTAGGTATGTGTGAACAGCTCATGGTATTGGCCAATGAACAACCTGTATCTATTTATAAAGTTAAAAAAATGTATCAGCATTTTGATAAAATGGGTATGACTATGTTGCGTGAAAAGGCCAGTCTAGTGGTCAATGATAATACAGGTTGCCAAGGTGAAGAGGGATTGGCTATGGATGATTTCCCTATAGCAGGTCATCTACCTTATGATGATACACTGAATACAATGAGGGACCAACATATAAACCTTGAGGGTATACTAGCAAGTTCACTAAAAGAATATTTAGGGCTTACATCAGGAGAGAGGGATGCCAATTGA
- a CDS encoding YaaL family protein: MRNQLNVDYDHDHANKLSEEDFILKNIDIAKRALDNAYNNFEVATDPDLIDSCIYEVKAMQLKYQYLISEAKRMNIIAKLR, from the coding sequence ATGCGAAATCAATTAAATGTAGATTATGACCATGATCATGCTAATAAACTAAGTGAAGAAGACTTTATACTTAAGAACATTGACATTGCAAAAAGAGCACTTGATAATGCGTACAATAATTTTGAAGTTGCCACAGATCCTGATCTCATTGATAGTTGTATCTATGAGGTAAAAGCCATGCAACTAAAGTATCAGTATCTTATTAGTGAAGCTAAACGCATGAACATCATTGCAAAACTTAGGTGA
- a CDS encoding A24 family peptidase, whose amino-acid sequence MISFIKYALVCILILLALYTDSKSYKIKNNMLIIFVLLGLFIHIIESGISGIGSWATGLLLPFVILFVFFMLRVLGAGDVKLVSTISCILGIGFVKEASLYMLVIAGLMALIKMSYHRNFTQRMKHFFRFIHQCFMTRQVREYDDLHTKDKSHVIRLSYAIGLGTLWQMILEINQIYHVIG is encoded by the coding sequence ATGATATCTTTTATTAAGTATGCACTGGTATGTATACTGATCCTGTTAGCTCTATACACGGATTCAAAAAGTTATAAAATAAAGAATAATATGTTGATTATTTTTGTCCTATTAGGCCTGTTTATACATATCATTGAATCAGGCATATCAGGTATAGGGTCTTGGGCTACTGGCTTGTTGCTACCCTTTGTTATACTTTTTGTATTCTTTATGTTAAGGGTCTTAGGAGCAGGTGATGTGAAACTTGTCAGCACCATAAGTTGTATTCTTGGCATCGGTTTTGTGAAAGAAGCCAGCTTATATATGCTTGTGATTGCTGGGTTAATGGCTCTCATTAAAATGAGCTATCATAGAAATTTCACACAACGTATGAAGCATTTCTTCCGATTCATACACCAATGTTTTATGACTCGTCAAGTGCGTGAATACGATGATTTACATACCAAGGATAAAAGCCATGTTATACGTTTATCTTATGCCATTGGTTTGGGTACATTATGGCAAATGATATTGGAGATCAATCAGATCTATCATGTCATAGGATGA
- a CDS encoding pro-sigmaK processing inhibitor BofA family protein, translated as MWILILLLIIILFSMLMKPVKKLLLVLIKGCIGLAAIYGFNYVLKGLGLGVGMNIVNGFVIGLLGIPGFVLLYSLAIIDKYL; from the coding sequence ATTTGGATATTAATATTATTACTGATCATCATATTGTTTTCAATGCTTATGAAACCAGTTAAAAAGTTATTGCTTGTTTTAATTAAAGGTTGTATTGGTTTAGCTGCTATATACGGATTTAACTACGTATTAAAAGGACTTGGCCTAGGTGTTGGCATGAATATTGTCAACGGTTTTGTGATAGGTTTACTGGGAATTCCAGGGTTTGTATTACTGTACTCACTTGCTATAATCGACAAATATCTTTGA
- the rpsR gene encoding 30S ribosomal protein S18 gives MAFQKRRGGRRKKRICIFCADKKATINYKDVSKLKRYVSERGKILPRRITGNCAKHQRALTIAIKQSRHIALMPYTLD, from the coding sequence ATGGCTTTCCAAAAAAGAAGAGGCGGAAGAAGAAAAAAACGTATTTGTATTTTTTGTGCAGACAAAAAAGCGACAATTAACTATAAAGATGTGAGCAAGTTAAAGCGTTACGTTTCTGAAAGAGGAAAAATTCTTCCTAGAAGAATTACTGGTAATTGTGCAAAGCATCAAAGAGCTTTAACAATAGCCATTAAGCAATCAAGACATATCGCTTTAATGCCTTATACACTTGACTAA
- the rplI gene encoding 50S ribosomal protein L9: protein MKVILLEDVKKLGKKGDLINASDGYARNFLFPKKLAVEATNAAMHDLKLKQQSEKRRQEELFKQSKELAEEIKGCAITIHVKAGDGGRIFGSVSTKEITKAAKEQLGLDIDKKKMLLKEPIKALGTHVIPIKLNAKVKTELTVKVQEA, encoded by the coding sequence ATGAAAGTTATTTTACTAGAAGATGTAAAGAAACTGGGTAAAAAAGGTGATCTGATCAATGCAAGCGATGGCTATGCAAGGAATTTCCTGTTCCCAAAGAAATTAGCCGTTGAAGCTACCAATGCTGCTATGCATGATCTTAAACTTAAGCAACAATCGGAAAAAAGAAGACAGGAAGAACTCTTTAAGCAGTCTAAAGAGCTTGCTGAGGAAATAAAAGGCTGCGCCATTACCATTCATGTAAAAGCAGGTGATGGCGGCAGAATATTCGGTTCCGTGTCAACAAAAGAGATTACAAAAGCTGCAAAAGAACAATTGGGTCTTGATATAGATAAGAAAAAAATGTTATTAAAAGAGCCCATAAAAGCCTTAGGCACACATGTGATACCCATTAAATTAAATGCTAAGGTAAAGACGGAATTAACAGTAAAAGTTCAAGAAGCTTAG
- a CDS encoding MazG-like family protein: MAMYNGDFDITKTIKIIESLKSQLLSNVSALFSNMAEANKDCHNENIDILSDIIILSYLLSDKLGVSNEALDMKLINKLRLATLQNPENDQWSNEISLLSKHLNKSRHM, translated from the coding sequence ATGGCTATGTATAATGGCGACTTTGATATTACGAAAACTATAAAAATTATTGAAAGTTTAAAAAGTCAATTGTTATCAAATGTTTCAGCACTGTTTTCAAACATGGCAGAGGCCAATAAGGATTGTCACAATGAAAATATTGATATATTATCTGATATTATTATTCTTTCATATTTACTGTCCGATAAGCTAGGGGTATCTAATGAAGCTTTAGATATGAAACTCATTAACAAATTGCGATTAGCAACGTTACAGAACCCTGAAAATGACCAATGGTCTAATGAAATATCCTTATTATCAAAACATCTGAATAAATCCAGACATATGTAA
- a CDS encoding DUF2232 domain-containing protein codes for MTKEMPLKTSFKDTVTLFSLGLFVSIIGIIALINTWYDMDIIGYYYRIIEGVEADFISVYRSLLADDMNNLEEYTLVIDYLKGVFSFLRYYYPAMLYMICMGLSCILVLIFKLVTHQMAMDTLKLSHLLNVKVSRHIIFFLLGVMLIKAFITDGSNLLLIAINNLLIILIVMLFLLGILFEVFMIMRTESGRQKFFLIMMSVFCLIFFKTYFVIAGFIEGTFQMRSKLNKTSNT; via the coding sequence ATGACAAAAGAAATGCCTCTAAAGACTTCTTTTAAAGATACAGTAACGCTGTTTAGTTTAGGGTTATTTGTCAGTATAATAGGTATTATTGCTCTTATCAATACATGGTATGACATGGATATAATAGGTTATTATTACCGTATAATTGAAGGAGTAGAAGCTGATTTTATAAGCGTATACAGAAGTCTGTTAGCGGATGATATGAATAATTTAGAAGAGTATACATTGGTGATTGATTATCTTAAAGGTGTTTTTTCCTTTTTAAGATATTATTATCCTGCCATGTTGTATATGATATGTATGGGACTATCGTGTATACTGGTATTAATATTCAAATTAGTAACCCATCAAATGGCCATGGATACATTGAAACTTAGTCATCTGCTTAACGTGAAGGTATCAAGACATATTATATTTTTCTTATTAGGTGTTATGCTGATAAAAGCTTTTATAACAGATGGCAGCAATTTATTGCTCATAGCTATCAATAATCTGTTAATTATTCTTATAGTCATGTTATTTTTACTGGGTATATTATTTGAGGTATTCATGATTATGCGTACTGAAAGTGGACGACAGAAATTCTTTTTAATCATGATGTCTGTATTTTGTTTGATTTTCTTTAAGACTTATTTTGTGATAGCTGGTTTTATTGAAGGGACGTTTCAAATGAGAAGCAAGTTAAATAAAACGTCAAATACATAA